ATCATGGCGCATGTCGAGTCAGGTTTTGCGTTTGGAAACGAGACGCCTGTGGGCAAAGTCGCTAAAACGATAGAGATTAATAACGGGTGTGTTATAACACCCACTTGTGATATGAACAAGACTAAATCATCAATTggtttatgaataaaatatattattactatttaataacaaacttGTGATAATTGTCAGTGAGATGGCCGAGTCTACCGGGCCAATACTCCATGTCATTGTCGTTGGTTTTCATCACAAGAAAGGATGTCAGGTACAGATTGTCAATAGTCTATTGTTgtcatttattcatttattatttataaatataaatatttaatgacagGTCGAGTATTCATTTCCTCCGCTGGTTCCTGGCGCACCAAATGAGTGTCCTCTTGGTTGGAAATACCTTCCAACTTTGGCATTACccgatggttcccataattacGATGAAGATACTGTTTATTTTCACTTGCCCAGCATTACAGATCCCAAAAAAACAGTCTATGGAGTCTCTTGCTTTCGTCAAATTCCTGTTGAAGTAAatattgatgataataatgacatttaaattaattattgatcgctaattaatttaaaataatttttttatttagaaattaataaatcgaacTTCTGATATGACCCGAGGCACTGTGCAAAAATCTGTTTGTGTGCTCAGTACTTTACCACTTTATGGACATATTCAAGTTAAAATGCAGTTAATAACTCATGCTTACTTTGACGAAGGAGATTTTAGCAAAGTTTCGTTATTAGAAGACACCTTTAGACATCTCAATGCTTGTATGAGTGGTGACAGTCAGATACCACCTCAAGTATTTGTTGgtaattataatcatattATTTAGGGTGTGCTAATAGTTTGaacttacgaattattcgtatCGAATCGAGTCGAATCGAACGacaaaattgtaatattttttccattaattcaaatttttgtcagaattaaataaaaatcagacacgaatctacgaaaaaattactaatggttactttaaaaattaagcgcCAGTTTTTTGAACCtggtttaaattaatatttctagtatgtctatatattaatgatataccagcagtaaaaaaatcctggtttgaaaaactggccctaaactctctcttaaataaaaattaaatatttgaaagctgaTTAAAAGTTTTCTCGAATCGAATcgagtaattttaaaagttacaaataattcgaattcttacggataattcaaaaattcgaatttcaaATCGCACACCtctaattattatcaataattaattaataattaaaataaaataataaatttttttttttcaggtttaTCAGCACGAGattttataatacaatttcGACATAaagcattattattatttaaattattattacttgaaAGAAAAGTTGTATTTTATCAGTCACCTGTTCAGCCACTTTGTGCTGcaatattaacattattatcattacatCCGGGTATGATTGAAAGTGGATTACGAAGAGCAGCCTGTGTCaggtaaattatattttataatttaactttttatttaattaattaattaatattttttaaactagaCCATCGAGACCAATGTCACCGATTCCAAACTTCGATGAAGATGAAGAAATCTCTCATACGgatacaaatttaatatcctCAATAAATGTAGAAATAACAAATTCCGACTGCATTGATGTTGATCAGAGCGATCGGACAAATGAAAATTCAGTGCGCGataacgataataaaaatcagGTCGAATCAatggaaatagaaaaaaaatacattgatAATTCGATAGACAATTCGTCATTGtcgatgaaaaataataatcaagtggataatttaaatagtaaaataatagaCGTTAATTCGACGAGTGAATTTAATGATGGGTATAATGATGAAGAAACAAATGGATCTAAAGACCTGACAAAATTAACAGAAAATGTCCATCGTGTACAAAGTTcaaatacaattaattttacgatGGGTGAAAATGATGGAATTTTACCTCGGGACACGAGTAATGATGCACTTTCTGAAGCTCGAGTTACTTCTAATATTACACAACTAGCTCACGTTAATCCAGAACTTTGCGGTTTGccgctaaatatttttacaaaggttttaaatttttttttaattcaggtCATTCTCAGACATCcctcacttttttaaaaatattcagtaACTTTGAACTGTCATTACcctttcaaatttaatgaattaatttttaaagaaattgaaacatctgaaaaaaaattacttgcaattttcatcaattaggagttaatcaaaatttggtaagtaaattttagtccaaaaaatttgacatgaagattttttagttgattgataaaattttgatacggtAATGACAGTTTAAGGTCatggaatatttttaaaaagtgtggGGAGGAGGGGGACATTGTCTGGGGATTCtctcaatttaataataaaaaaatatagaaattttaacaattgaaaaatatttttttcagggTTATCTTTGCTTGCCATATTTATCTTTACCTTATCTAGACCTTCTGGGTGACGTAAATGTCCGGGGGTACATTGTAGGAGCGAcgaatgttttatttaaacaaaagaaaCAATTAATAGATGTACTTATTgaggtaaaataaatataactatagaaatttaaaataatgacaataataaataattattgctgGTTAAAAAGGTCGAGAGCGCGAGAATAGAAGCAACTGACCCAGAGCTTCGTCGCCAACTTCATCTGACGACAGAAGATCTACGATTCGCCGATTACGTTGTGAGACACGTCGCAGAACCACGTCGTGACGTTTTTCTTGATGGGGTAGGATGGGAAGGTGGCGATGAATGGATTAGAACACAATTTCGTGTTTATCTTCTCAGTTTACTTAGAACGTCAATGCAGTCAGATACGCGGCAGTCGGATCATTTCAATGGAGCTTTTGTTGCTGCTTGGAAAATGACAAATAATTACAGTCAGTGGTGCGATTCCGTTTACccggaaataaataatgtgGAACCTGGACATCCATTCGCTGGTCAACTTTCTGTTCAAGATATGAAATTAAGATTTTCCcagtatgttttttttttaaatgttatatttattatttataataataattttaattgatgtttatttatttgaaagtacGATGCAAAACACCGAGAGTGgaagaaaaataaaccaaGCGATGGCAACAACTGGCAGAGCTGTTGCTACAACAGGAAAAGCCGttggtatgaaaaaaaaaaatttatttttattctacacaaaaaaaagatttcttggcgccaaagaaatttttaattatgaagtgaaaataaaaattttctgtctagaaaaaaatttttttcgcttcaagttaatttttgtttcccattcaaaattcaaaaattttctttgggcGGGTAAAAGTTTTCtgtgccaagaaattctttttttctgtagattgtgaatgtcaagtttttaattaaaaaaaaatgtttaaaaaaaaaggtggtGCACTTTCTCAAGCCAAAGGTGCCTTTTCAAACTGGTGGAGCACCTTGACGACAATACAACCTGGAGAAGTTGAAATACGGAATGATAATGTGAACCAAAGTAATAATACTTCTGATGACAATGATAGtgaagataaaaaagaaagtaaCAATGACGTTACTAAGGAGCTGGATACTCCAATTAGTAGTACAGGTACTACTGTAGTTGTCGATTAATAGttgaattaacaaaaaaataaaaaccaaaatttttttttcgtctactTCACACTGAACTGATGttagaattaaattatataaatatatatataatttgtctCATATAAATAGTATGAGGCTGATGAATGTTGATgcttatactttttcaatgaatgaaaaaaatgtgtgAGTGTGacgtcattttat
This sequence is a window from Microplitis mediator isolate UGA2020A chromosome 3, iyMicMedi2.1, whole genome shotgun sequence. Protein-coding genes within it:
- the LOC130664673 gene encoding late secretory pathway protein AVL9 homolog; this encodes MAESTGPILHVIVVGFHHKKGCQVEYSFPPLVPGAPNECPLGWKYLPTLALPDGSHNYDEDTVYFHLPSITDPKKTVYGVSCFRQIPVEKLINRTSDMTRGTVQKSVCVLSTLPLYGHIQVKMQLITHAYFDEGDFSKVSLLEDTFRHLNACMSGDSQIPPQVFVGLSARDFIIQFRHKALLLFKLLLLERKVVFYQSPVQPLCAAILTLLSLHPGMIESGLRRAACVRPSRPMSPIPNFDEDEEISHTDTNLISSINVEITNSDCIDVDQSDRTNENSVRDNDNKNQVESMEIEKKYIDNSIDNSSLSMKNNNQVDNLNSKIIDVNSTSEFNDGYNDEETNGSKDLTKLTENVHRVQSSNTINFTMGENDGILPRDTSNDALSEARVTSNITQLAHVNPELCGLPLNIFTKGYLCLPYLSLPYLDLLGDVNVRGYIVGATNVLFKQKKQLIDVLIEVESARIEATDPELRRQLHLTTEDLRFADYVVRHVAEPRRDVFLDGVGWEGGDEWIRTQFRVYLLSLLRTSMQSDTRQSDHFNGAFVAAWKMTNNYSQWCDSVYPEINNVEPGHPFAGQLSVQDMKLRFSHTMQNTESGRKINQAMATTGRAVATTGKAVGGALSQAKGAFSNWWSTLTTIQPGEVEIRNDNVNQSNNTSDDNDSEDKKESNNDVTKELDTPISSTGTTVVVD